From a region of the Gossypium raimondii isolate GPD5lz chromosome 10, ASM2569854v1, whole genome shotgun sequence genome:
- the LOC105775048 gene encoding LOW QUALITY PROTEIN: probable methyltransferase TCM_000331 (The sequence of the model RefSeq protein was modified relative to this genomic sequence to represent the inferred CDS: deleted 1 base in 1 codon; substituted 2 bases at 2 genomic stop codons): protein MLVEKVLRMNAANHEISYADNSIFQKQIILKIRPIIEESITDAFKKIVPICMKVVDLGCSSGPNTFMDIWHIIETVHGISQQEQLKLPEFEVLLNDLSENDFNFVFKPVPGFYEKLKKERGNMLQERCFIGGVGGSFYHRLFPTXSLHFINSSYSLHWLSKPPVGLENNKGNVCMAISSLLNVFKAYADQFQKDFTNFLSLRSKETLHRNSETIPQGRMVLTFLARKNQNTSTEDXDLELLTKSLLDLVDEGIVKEADVDSFNLPLYTPCKEEVTEIIEKNWEGSFEIKELQVFVMEANCSSREELLGSKEIWVQKGKKFANASRAIFEPIICSHFGDAVIDKLYTRFATPAANAITYSMDHKTLNIVVSLTRSIFINK from the exons ATGCTAGTAGAGAAGGTTCTTCGCATGAACGCAGCAAATCATGAAATTAGCTATGCCGATAATTCAATTTTCCAA aaacaaataatattgaaaataaggCCAATTATTGAAGAATCTATCACAGATGCATTCAAGAAGATTGTTCCAATTTGTATGAAGGTGGTAGACCTGGGTTGCTCTTCAGGTCCTAACACCTTCATGGATATATGGCACATTATTGAAACCGTCCATGGGATAAGTCAACAAGAACAGTTGAAGTTACCCGAGTTTGAAGTGCTTCTAAATGATCTCTCAGAGAATGACTTCAATTTTGTGTTTAAGCCAGTTCCAGGATTCTATGAGAAGCTTAAGAAAGAGAGAGGAAATATGTTGCAGGAAAGGTGTTTTATAGGAGGAGTTGGAGGTTCTTTCTATCACAGACTCTTTCCAACTTGAAGCCTTCACTTTATAAATTCTTCCTATTCGCTTCATTGGCTCTCAAAG CCACCAGTCGGGCTAGAGAACAATAAGGGGAATGTATGCATGGCAATATCAAGTCTTCTTAATGTTTTCAAAGCTTATGCAGACCAATTTCAGAAAGACTTCACAAATTTTTTAAGCTTGCGCTCCAAAGAAACACTACACCGAAACAG tgaaacAATACCACAAGGGCGTATGGTGCTAACCTTTTTGGCTAGGAAAAACCAAAATACCTCCACTGAAGATTAAGATTTGGAGTTGCTTACTAAATCCCTTCTTGACTTGGTTGATGAG GGAATTGTAAAAGAGGCAGATGTGGATTCATTCAACCTTCCATTGTATACACCTTGCAAAGAAGAAGTAACTGAGATTATTGAGAAG AACTGGGAAGGATCATTTGAAATTAAGGAGCTACAAGTTTTCGTAATGGAGGCCAATTGTTCAAGTAGAGAAGAGCTGCTCGGCAGCAAAGAAATTTGGGTTCAGAAGGGGAAAAAATTTGCAAATGCTTCAAGAGCTATTTTTGAGCCCATTATTTGCAGTCATTTTGGAGATGCTGTAATTGATAAGTTATACACAAGGTTTGCAACTCCTGCAGCAAATGCTATAACTTATTCAATGGATCACAAAACGCTTAACATTGTCGTTTCATTAACAAGAagtatttttatcaataaatgA